A genomic region of Brevinematales bacterium contains the following coding sequences:
- a CDS encoding SpoIIE family protein phosphatase yields MEIRELRIAVVEDNAHDAFLLKEMLQNSQQNASVPVFFQIREFFSIKDAEQDFAKNTYDLILLDLFLPDSRGLDTFKRIVRYVYQIPTILLTGLNDDTIAMEAVKLGAQDFLVKGQINENILLRSINYAMERHKLVRESKENETRLKSIYSQSPMGIALYEADGTLDFANDALLQFFGIDDIGKLRAYRLGDAPFVNPELLDTLEQKGSVKFEKTIDFCKLKTLSNNNCINYYSIVINQLQTDQAGYLVILQDITEQREVQNKLRAYNEKIKTELLFAARLQQSLEPPDIITEKNYRIYTRYIPCEEIGGDYLEIINVDSLIFIISGDVSGHGLIAALFTFLLRGIIKTILAGVIDTLSLLEKVAAEIQDYLIEGYFITMSVMLIDPDERTLYYTRAGHPPFIIYNDKKAEIIGKKSSFISPIIPQRRWDTDQIKLKPNDRVFLFTDGLFEIQDAKNGNLLGVNYIRDLVNKKLKMPPPDMIEAIIADLKNKSGADVFEDDISTFVFEQTE; encoded by the coding sequence ATGGAAATCCGTGAATTGCGCATCGCGGTTGTGGAGGATAATGCCCACGACGCGTTTTTATTGAAGGAGATGCTCCAAAACTCCCAGCAGAACGCATCCGTACCGGTATTTTTCCAGATACGGGAGTTTTTTTCCATCAAGGACGCGGAGCAGGATTTCGCGAAAAATACCTACGATCTTATCCTGCTCGACCTCTTCCTACCGGACAGCCGCGGCCTGGATACGTTTAAACGAATCGTCAGGTATGTTTATCAAATCCCCACTATTCTGCTGACCGGTCTGAACGACGATACGATCGCGATGGAAGCGGTGAAGCTCGGCGCGCAGGATTTCCTCGTGAAGGGACAGATCAACGAGAACATCCTGCTCCGTTCGATCAACTACGCGATGGAACGGCATAAGCTGGTGCGCGAATCCAAGGAAAACGAGACCCGGCTGAAGAGTATTTATTCCCAGTCCCCGATGGGTATCGCCCTGTATGAGGCGGACGGGACGCTGGACTTCGCTAACGACGCCCTGCTCCAGTTTTTCGGTATCGACGATATCGGGAAACTTCGCGCCTATCGCCTCGGGGACGCCCCGTTCGTCAACCCCGAATTGCTGGATACACTGGAACAGAAGGGCTCGGTAAAATTCGAGAAAACGATCGACTTCTGTAAACTAAAAACCCTTTCCAATAATAACTGCATCAACTATTATTCCATAGTTATTAATCAGCTCCAGACGGATCAGGCGGGATACCTCGTGATCCTTCAGGATATCACCGAACAGCGCGAGGTGCAGAACAAACTGAGGGCGTACAACGAAAAGATAAAAACCGAACTCCTGTTCGCCGCGCGTCTCCAGCAGTCATTGGAACCCCCGGATATTATCACTGAAAAAAACTACCGTATCTATACCCGTTATATCCCATGCGAAGAAATCGGCGGGGATTACCTGGAGATTATCAACGTCGATTCGCTGATATTTATTATATCCGGGGACGTCTCCGGCCATGGGCTGATCGCGGCGTTATTCACATTCCTCCTGCGCGGCATCATCAAGACGATACTCGCCGGGGTGATCGATACTCTCAGTCTATTGGAGAAAGTCGCCGCGGAAATACAGGATTACCTGATCGAGGGATATTTTATTACCATGTCCGTCATGTTGATCGATCCCGACGAGCGGACCTTATACTATACCCGCGCCGGGCATCCGCCGTTTATTATCTATAACGATAAAAAGGCCGAGATTATCGGCAAAAAGAGCAGTTTTATTTCGCCGATTATCCCCCAGCGCCGTTGGGATACCGACCAGATAAAATTGAAGCCGAACGATAGGGTGTTTCTCTTTACGGACGGGTTATTCGAGATACAGGACGCTAAGAACGGTAACCTGCTGGGCGTGAATTATATCCGCGACTTGGTGAATAAAAAGCTGAAAATGCCGCCCCCCGATATGATCGAGGCTATCATCGCCGACTTAAAAAATAAATCCGGCGCCGATGTGTTTGAGGACGATATCAGTACGTTCGTATTCGAACAGACGGAATAA
- a CDS encoding DUF134 domain-containing protein, with the protein MSRQKKPRKIQGPPTVTGFKPIGEKADPKDEVRLLMEEYEAIRLCDYEDLFQEEAAEKMGVSRPTLTRIYDRARKKVAKAFSEGKSIAFKD; encoded by the coding sequence ATGTCAAGACAGAAGAAACCGAGGAAGATCCAGGGGCCTCCGACAGTTACGGGATTTAAGCCGATTGGAGAAAAGGCCGATCCCAAAGATGAAGTCCGTCTTCTGATGGAAGAGTATGAAGCGATTCGTCTCTGCGACTACGAAGACCTTTTTCAGGAAGAAGCCGCCGAAAAGATGGGCGTTTCCCGTCCAACTTTAACGAGAATATACGACAGAGCGCGGAAAAAGGTTGCGAAGGCGTTCTCCGAGGGGAAATCCATCGCTTTCAAGGATTAA
- a CDS encoding adenylate/guanylate cyclase domain-containing protein codes for MGNDIQTKEPIMSNEEKAAQQKKFFIMAFFEYLSRKIKAKVIFFEILIILLVAVPIGTIITMNMENVLIEKTHQMSRKIVTDLAKTIAMNFDSQAMTHDAINSLKDTDGILYLGYSGILTASLDKVHLYIGNPPDTNWLASESEKYKSLDGFYLNPATQTFTNGQKIIPGFEYVIPVRIEELNNKQIGIIVLRFSKELIDREIDKVRGLITIITAAIILIGIGISFRGANSIVKPILKLTNMVKRFGDGDFNARIELPYKDEIGILANTFNDMVLSIREKLEMQKFVSTSTVKMIQTSVSQSDFGKTKRVEVSLLFSDIRGFTSLSESLDPQQVVDMLNLFLDVQTQIIRKFDGDIDKFVGDEIVAVFDDKQKCQRAVAAARAIQKTITKINKDREEKGLFTVHVGIGVNNGIVVRGSIGSHDRKDYTVIGDNVNLTARLCSAAAQDDIMISRSVFDLLPNKTGITKLDAIMVKGKSKPIEVYRVDY; via the coding sequence ATGGGAAACGATATTCAGACAAAAGAACCGATTATGAGTAATGAAGAAAAGGCGGCTCAGCAGAAGAAATTCTTTATCATGGCGTTTTTCGAATACCTGTCCCGGAAAATAAAGGCGAAAGTCATATTTTTCGAGATACTCATCATTCTATTAGTCGCCGTCCCGATCGGGACGATTATCACAATGAATATGGAAAACGTACTGATCGAGAAGACGCACCAGATGTCGCGGAAAATAGTCACCGATCTCGCGAAGACGATCGCCATGAATTTCGATTCGCAGGCGATGACCCATGACGCTATCAACTCGCTGAAAGACACCGATGGAATACTCTACCTCGGTTATTCGGGCATCCTGACCGCTTCGCTCGATAAGGTGCATCTCTATATCGGAAATCCGCCCGATACGAATTGGCTTGCCTCCGAATCGGAAAAATATAAGTCATTGGATGGGTTTTACCTCAATCCCGCGACCCAGACTTTCACTAACGGGCAAAAAATCATACCGGGGTTCGAGTATGTTATCCCGGTACGTATCGAAGAATTGAATAATAAACAAATCGGCATCATCGTACTGCGTTTCTCGAAGGAGCTGATCGACCGGGAGATCGATAAAGTTCGCGGGTTGATTACTATTATTACCGCCGCGATTATCCTGATCGGGATCGGCATCTCATTCAGGGGCGCGAACTCGATAGTAAAACCGATCCTCAAGCTCACGAATATGGTCAAGCGCTTCGGGGACGGCGATTTTAACGCCCGGATCGAACTCCCGTACAAGGACGAGATCGGTATTCTCGCGAACACGTTCAACGATATGGTGCTGTCCATCCGCGAGAAGCTCGAGATGCAGAAATTCGTATCCACGTCCACGGTCAAGATGATCCAGACATCGGTATCGCAGAGCGATTTTGGAAAGACCAAGCGGGTCGAGGTCTCCCTGCTTTTCTCCGACATCCGGGGATTCACCTCCCTAAGCGAATCGCTCGACCCTCAGCAGGTTGTCGATATGCTGAACCTCTTCCTCGACGTGCAGACCCAGATCATCCGCAAATTCGACGGGGATATCGATAAATTCGTCGGCGACGAGATAGTCGCGGTATTCGACGACAAGCAGAAATGCCAGCGCGCCGTGGCCGCCGCCCGCGCGATCCAGAAGACCATCACCAAGATCAATAAGGATCGCGAGGAAAAGGGATTATTCACCGTGCATGTCGGTATCGGCGTCAATAACGGTATCGTGGTGCGGGGAAGCATCGGCTCGCACGACCGCAAGGACTACACCGTGATCGGCGATAATGTCAACCTGACCGCGCGTCTTTGCAGCGCGGCGGCGCAGGACGATATTATGATATCACGCTCGGTCTTCGACCTCCTTCCCAATAAAACGGGCATCACCAAACTCGACGCGATTATGGTAAAAGGCAAGTCCAAACCCATCGAGGTATACAGAGTTGATTATTGA
- the thyX gene encoding FAD-dependent thymidylate synthase, whose protein sequence is MEVILLSHNPDPEKHIEFNARICYDSHEKMSDDSYIKFLPTLLKNGHLSIFEHSMASMHITGISRAASHQLVRHRIASFTQRSQRYVTETKFEYIIPDSVSENPEALVLYETTMKSLQDSYHRLLEMGIRKEDARFLLPNATPTTLTITANFREWLHIIDLRVSRHAQWEIRDMTVKIWKLLYNIAPVVFGLTYFEHWSKDFEYKQTVFMKEVSVLDPRD, encoded by the coding sequence ATGGAAGTCATTTTACTATCGCACAATCCCGACCCTGAAAAACATATCGAGTTTAACGCGCGCATCTGCTATGATTCGCACGAGAAGATGTCGGACGATTCCTATATCAAGTTCCTGCCGACCCTGCTGAAGAACGGGCATCTCTCCATATTCGAGCATTCGATGGCGAGTATGCATATCACCGGGATTTCCCGCGCGGCGTCCCACCAGCTCGTGCGTCACCGGATCGCGAGCTTCACCCAGCGTTCCCAACGGTATGTCACCGAGACGAAATTCGAGTATATTATCCCCGACTCCGTCAGCGAAAATCCCGAGGCGCTCGTACTTTACGAAACGACGATGAAATCATTGCAGGACAGCTATCACCGCCTCCTCGAGATGGGTATCCGCAAGGAGGACGCGCGTTTCCTCCTGCCGAACGCCACCCCCACGACGCTGACGATTACCGCGAATTTCCGCGAGTGGCTCCATATTATCGACCTGCGGGTCAGCCGTCACGCGCAATGGGAAATCCGCGATATGACTGTTAAGATATGGAAACTGCTCTATAATATCGCCCCGGTCGTTTTCGGCCTTACCTACTTCGAGCATTGGAGCAAGGATTTCGAATATAAGCAGACGGTATTTATGAAGGAAGTCTCCGTGCTGGACCCGAGGGACTGA
- the amrB gene encoding AmmeMemoRadiSam system protein B, giving the protein MGEVRKPAVASMFYPDEKISLKKMINTFLSEVPDDVTEFFIKKRIDNLFGLIAPHAGYVYSGGVAAHSFALLKQKAIDTVILIGPSHYNQFSGYALTHFQSFETPLGAIPVDEKLTALINEKGKNVFEYIDTAHIREHSLEVQLPFLQSTLINNFKIVPILMGEQTLSNVTLGADIIKSVLDDYEKSYIIVISSDLSHYYNDEAAHKLDDRFLDLVDGMNAQKLMQAISVGEAEACGAGPVAFLLELAKKMNRTSVKNLVYNNSGDSSGDYSRVVGYLASVIW; this is encoded by the coding sequence ATGGGAGAAGTTCGTAAGCCCGCGGTAGCGAGTATGTTCTACCCGGACGAAAAAATCAGCCTGAAAAAGATGATCAACACCTTTCTCTCCGAAGTTCCCGACGATGTGACGGAATTTTTTATCAAGAAGCGAATCGACAACCTGTTCGGGCTGATAGCCCCTCACGCGGGGTATGTTTATTCCGGAGGGGTTGCGGCGCACTCGTTCGCGCTTCTCAAGCAGAAAGCTATCGATACGGTTATTCTGATCGGCCCCAGTCATTACAACCAGTTCTCCGGTTATGCCCTGACGCACTTCCAGTCATTCGAGACACCCTTAGGCGCAATTCCGGTCGATGAAAAACTGACCGCGCTGATCAACGAAAAGGGCAAAAATGTTTTCGAATATATCGACACCGCCCATATCCGGGAACATAGCCTCGAAGTACAGCTTCCGTTCCTGCAATCGACGCTTATCAATAATTTTAAGATCGTGCCCATCCTGATGGGCGAACAGACCCTATCCAATGTCACCCTGGGGGCGGATATTATTAAGAGCGTCCTCGACGATTATGAAAAGTCTTATATTATTGTAATATCCAGCGATCTGTCGCATTACTATAACGACGAGGCCGCGCATAAGCTGGACGACCGTTTCCTCGATCTGGTGGACGGGATGAACGCGCAGAAACTGATGCAAGCGATATCGGTGGGAGAGGCCGAGGCGTGCGGAGCGGGGCCGGTGGCGTTCCTGCTGGAACTCGCGAAGAAAATGAACCGGACGTCGGTAAAGAACCTTGTCTATAATAATTCAGGCGACTCTTCGGGCGACTACTCGAGGGTGGTGGGTTATCTCGCGTCGGTGATCTGGTAG
- a CDS encoding diguanylate cyclase, with amino-acid sequence MNKIDLTNSHGNFLREMTVLFVEDEEVVRSSMERILKRRVKEIYVASDGKEGLSVFRDKKPDIVITDIRMPELNGLDMIHEIRKTSNTPIIITSGHNDEEFLLEAIELNVDNYLKKPIDQNRLISAMEKLAILNSERKSIDRGNRLIQTIMDVIPSLLLITDGQEITKLNKTFLDFLGFNSYIDYQKSGKTIDDFLVAKDGDFYEKKKFADWFGEIVQHPDLDFTMYLSGANDPEDETHTFLVHVTVMPDSGFYLLSFTDITLLETIKSLYHELSMKDSMTRIYNRKKFLDVLLTEIQRSTRYQHPLALIMFDIDLFKRINDTYGHQTGDKAILQIVKLVRQSIRATDVFGRYGGEEFILCLPETPIAEAALIAERLRVKIAQLDIDNIGTLTCSFGVTHLIGSESVDELIKRADNALYYAKDSGRNRVEVFIKDTPVKIKKDADSKEIFQNIDGLCYNNSDEESPAFCAIFNRRSIRHYRRESIPSEAIETLLRAAMAAPSAGNQQPWHFIVIDDRAILDQVPGIHPHSNMILEAPVAILVCGDPSLEKHKGYWVQDCSAAVENMLIEVQTLGFGAVWLGVYPREDRVEGLRKLMGIPEQIIPFALIPIGYPAVYKPPANRYNKDRVFSNKWGKRDKENNVS; translated from the coding sequence ATGAATAAAATAGATTTAACTAATTCGCACGGTAATTTCCTGAGGGAGATGACCGTTCTTTTCGTGGAGGACGAGGAAGTAGTCCGTTCCAGCATGGAGAGAATCCTGAAACGCCGGGTAAAAGAGATTTATGTGGCCTCCGACGGAAAGGAAGGCCTGTCGGTATTCAGGGACAAGAAACCCGATATCGTTATCACCGACATCCGAATGCCCGAACTCAACGGGCTTGACATGATCCACGAAATCCGCAAGACCAGTAACACGCCCATCATCATTACGAGCGGGCATAACGATGAGGAGTTTCTTCTCGAGGCGATTGAGCTGAATGTCGATAATTACCTGAAAAAACCTATCGACCAGAACAGGTTGATTTCCGCGATGGAAAAACTCGCTATCCTGAACAGCGAACGGAAATCCATCGACCGCGGCAACCGTCTCATCCAGACGATTATGGATGTGATTCCGTCTCTCCTCCTGATTACCGACGGGCAGGAAATCACCAAGCTGAATAAAACATTTCTCGACTTTTTAGGCTTCAATTCTTATATCGATTACCAGAAAAGCGGAAAAACAATCGATGATTTTCTGGTCGCTAAAGACGGGGATTTTTACGAAAAGAAAAAGTTTGCCGATTGGTTCGGGGAGATTGTGCAGCACCCGGATCTCGATTTTACCATGTATCTCAGCGGAGCCAACGACCCCGAGGATGAGACGCATACGTTTCTCGTACATGTGACTGTCATGCCGGATAGCGGGTTTTACCTGCTTTCGTTTACGGACATCACCCTGCTGGAAACTATCAAATCGCTGTATCACGAACTATCCATGAAGGACTCGATGACCCGTATCTATAACCGGAAGAAGTTTCTGGACGTGTTATTAACTGAAATCCAGCGCAGCACCCGTTACCAGCACCCGCTGGCGCTCATCATGTTCGATATCGATTTGTTCAAGCGTATCAACGATACTTACGGCCACCAGACCGGCGATAAGGCAATCCTCCAGATAGTCAAACTCGTCCGTCAGAGTATCCGCGCAACCGACGTGTTCGGCCGATACGGGGGCGAGGAATTTATCCTCTGTCTGCCGGAGACCCCTATAGCGGAAGCGGCGCTGATCGCGGAACGTCTGCGGGTAAAAATCGCGCAGTTGGATATCGATAATATCGGGACTCTCACCTGTAGTTTCGGGGTCACTCACCTGATCGGCAGCGAGAGCGTCGACGAATTGATCAAACGCGCCGATAACGCGTTGTATTATGCGAAAGACAGCGGCAGAAACCGGGTCGAAGTTTTTATAAAAGACACGCCGGTTAAAATAAAAAAAGATGCGGATTCCAAAGAAATATTTCAAAATATTGATGGCTTATGTTATAATAATAGCGATGAAGAATCGCCGGCTTTTTGCGCGATTTTCAACCGCCGCAGTATCCGGCATTACCGGAGGGAAAGTATTCCGAGCGAGGCGATCGAGACCCTGCTTCGTGCCGCGATGGCGGCTCCATCCGCGGGAAATCAACAGCCTTGGCACTTCATTGTTATCGACGACCGGGCTATCCTCGATCAGGTGCCCGGCATCCATCCCCACTCAAACATGATACTGGAAGCGCCGGTAGCGATACTGGTCTGCGGAGACCCCTCCCTTGAGAAACACAAGGGATACTGGGTGCAGGACTGTTCCGCGGCAGTTGAGAATATGCTGATAGAGGTACAGACGCTCGGTTTCGGCGCGGTATGGCTGGGAGTTTATCCCCGTGAGGATCGGGTCGAGGGGCTTCGCAAGCTCATGGGTATCCCCGAACAGATTATCCCGTTCGCGCTGATACCTATCGGATATCCCGCGGTTTACAAACCGCCCGCCAACAGATACAATAAGGATAGGGTTTTTTCAAATAAATGGGGGAAAAGAGACAAAGAAAATAATGTTTCATGA
- a CDS encoding Bax inhibitor-1/YccA family protein — protein MALFKSGNPVFTKDLFADQGTQVSGEPMQGTMTMSGTMIKTVILFVLLLLPAGLVWSVWRQYQDLIIPVLIGASVLGFILSLVIIFVKTTAPFLSPVYAIAEGVVLGTLSALIEKAYPGIVINAVMITMAIFAAMLLIYTTGLIKVTGGVRTAIIAATGGVALLYGINLLMRAFGGAGFGFIHDSGPLGIAVSVVVCAIAAFNLLLDFEFISQGSRSGAPKYLEWYGAFGLMVTLIWLYLEILRLLAKLRNR, from the coding sequence ATGGCTCTATTCAAATCGGGTAATCCCGTGTTTACAAAGGACCTTTTCGCGGATCAGGGAACGCAGGTTTCCGGCGAACCGATGCAGGGCACGATGACGATGTCGGGAACGATGATTAAGACCGTCATCTTATTCGTTCTCCTCCTCCTACCCGCCGGATTGGTCTGGTCGGTATGGCGTCAGTACCAGGATCTGATTATTCCCGTACTCATCGGCGCATCCGTCCTCGGATTCATCCTGTCGCTCGTCATTATATTCGTCAAGACGACCGCGCCCTTCCTGTCGCCGGTTTACGCGATCGCCGAGGGTGTGGTTCTCGGCACGCTTTCCGCGCTTATCGAAAAAGCATATCCGGGTATTGTTATAAACGCTGTGATGATCACGATGGCGATCTTCGCGGCCATGCTCCTCATCTACACCACCGGGCTGATTAAGGTCACCGGAGGGGTACGCACCGCGATTATCGCGGCCACGGGCGGGGTTGCGCTGCTATACGGAATCAACCTGCTGATGCGGGCGTTCGGCGGCGCGGGTTTCGGCTTTATCCACGACTCCGGCCCGCTCGGTATCGCGGTCAGCGTCGTAGTCTGCGCGATCGCGGCGTTCAATCTCCTGCTCGACTTCGAGTTCATCAGTCAGGGCAGCCGTTCCGGCGCGCCGAAGTACCTCGAATGGTACGGGGCGTTCGGACTGATGGTCACCCTGATATGGCTGTATCTCGAGATACTGCGCCTGCTCGCCAAGCTCAGAAACCGTTAG
- a CDS encoding flavin reductase family protein, whose protein sequence is MQGFNSITPGELTGNIFRMIGDQWMLIGAGTVGKHNMMTASWGSAGILWNKPVAIIFVRPSRFTYQFIERGDLFTLNFFDESRRDTLNFCGSRSGRDVNKTRECGLTPIVSESGATGFAEAELVMECKKIYFNDLAPGNFLDPSIEKNYHGKDYHRMYIGEILRVYIK, encoded by the coding sequence ATGCAGGGATTTAATAGTATTACGCCGGGCGAGTTGACCGGGAATATTTTCAGGATGATCGGCGATCAGTGGATGCTGATCGGCGCGGGCACGGTCGGGAAGCATAATATGATGACCGCAAGCTGGGGTTCCGCGGGGATTTTATGGAATAAACCGGTTGCGATAATCTTTGTCCGTCCCAGCCGCTTCACCTATCAGTTTATCGAGCGGGGAGACTTGTTTACGCTGAACTTCTTCGATGAATCCCGCCGGGATACGCTCAATTTCTGCGGGTCGCGTTCGGGAAGGGATGTGAACAAGACGCGGGAATGCGGGCTGACCCCGATTGTTTCGGAATCCGGAGCTACAGGTTTCGCCGAAGCAGAACTCGTCATGGAATGCAAAAAGATATACTTTAACGACCTCGCGCCGGGGAATTTCCTCGACCCGTCGATTGAAAAGAACTATCACGGAAAGGATTACCACCGGATGTATATCGGGGAAATCCTCCGGGTATATATCAAATAG
- a CDS encoding replication-associated recombination protein A, which produces MGLFSNLNQPLSRRMMPQTLEQFAGQTHLTAPGKPVAVMLENRILHSMIFYGPPATGKTSLAEILSNKLEYHFVMTNALTMDNEEIRKLLVQAENRSLAGERTVVFIDEIHRLIKPKQDAFLSAMENGIVTIIGATTENPYFIIQPAFRSRLFIYEFKILDKDDLDRILERSLAEDNMLKNLHIEFGEGARGKLIEYTPDPRMMLNTLEMVVLSQGAAETVRVTEEGILNILQKSETRYSSEEGHYDVISAFIKSVRGSAVDAAIYYLAMMLESGEDPLFIARRLIILASEDIGLAYPEALPMAVACYEAVQFIGLPEAQLVLSETTLLLAGVPKSNTALCINKARGDIRNGNVMKVPLHLKNAVFEAEKDTGKGVGYKYPHSFPNHYVDEKYTEKDVRYYEPGDLGFEKKIRDWLDKIKSPRE; this is translated from the coding sequence ATGGGGCTTTTTTCGAACCTCAACCAACCCCTATCCCGCAGGATGATGCCCCAGACTCTCGAACAATTCGCCGGACAGACCCACCTCACCGCACCCGGGAAACCGGTCGCCGTCATGCTTGAAAACCGTATACTGCATTCGATGATATTCTACGGCCCGCCCGCCACCGGAAAGACCAGCCTCGCGGAAATCCTTTCCAATAAGCTCGAATACCATTTCGTGATGACCAACGCGCTGACGATGGATAACGAAGAGATTCGCAAGTTACTCGTGCAGGCCGAGAACCGCAGCCTCGCCGGGGAACGGACGGTCGTGTTTATCGACGAAATCCACCGCCTTATCAAGCCTAAGCAGGACGCGTTCCTCTCCGCGATGGAGAACGGGATCGTCACCATCATCGGGGCGACCACCGAAAACCCGTACTTTATTATCCAGCCCGCGTTCCGTTCGAGACTGTTTATCTACGAGTTCAAGATTCTCGATAAGGACGATCTCGACAGGATACTGGAACGTTCGCTCGCGGAAGACAATATGCTGAAAAACCTGCATATCGAGTTCGGCGAGGGCGCGCGCGGGAAACTGATCGAATATACCCCCGACCCCAGGATGATGCTGAACACCCTCGAGATGGTCGTCCTGTCCCAGGGCGCGGCCGAAACCGTGCGTGTCACCGAAGAGGGTATCCTCAATATATTGCAGAAGTCCGAGACCCGTTACTCCTCCGAGGAGGGGCATTACGACGTCATATCGGCATTCATTAAGTCGGTACGGGGAAGCGCGGTCGACGCGGCGATCTATTATCTCGCGATGATGCTCGAGAGCGGGGAAGACCCGCTATTTATCGCGCGCCGTCTCATCATCCTCGCGAGCGAGGATATCGGCCTCGCGTACCCGGAGGCGCTGCCGATGGCGGTCGCGTGCTACGAGGCGGTGCAGTTCATCGGACTCCCCGAGGCTCAGCTCGTCCTGTCGGAAACCACCCTTCTCCTCGCGGGCGTCCCGAAAAGCAACACCGCCCTCTGTATCAACAAGGCGCGCGGGGATATCCGTAACGGGAACGTGATGAAGGTGCCGCTCCACCTGAAGAACGCGGTGTTCGAGGCCGAGAAGGATACCGGCAAGGGAGTGGGATACAAATACCCGCACAGCTTCCCCAATCATTATGTCGATGAGAAATACACGGAGAAGGACGTCCGGTACTACGAGCCCGGCGACCTCGGGTTCGAGAAGAAAATCCGCGACTGGCTGGATAAGATTAAATCACCGCGTGAATAG